In Streptomyces sp. NBC_01551, one DNA window encodes the following:
- a CDS encoding FAD-binding oxidoreductase, translating into MPKRHPLDVVIIGAGVVGAACAYYAGRAGLAAAVVDRGPVAGGTTGAGEGNLLVSDKEAGPELDLALWSAGLWRELAAVLPERIEYEAKGGLVVAPDETTLTALRTFADGQRAAGVEAVEVGAGELRELEPHLAPGPAGGFHYPQDSQVQPAQAAARLLAASGAEVYLGEEVTGFLLERGAVRGVRTGKRELRAPAVVNAAGTWGGRIAELAGVGLPVLPRRGFVLVTEPLPRVVRHKVYAADYIADVASGSAALQSSAVVEGTPSGPVLIGATRERVGFDRSLSVEALRRLAGQAAALFPVLADVRVMRAYHGFRPYLPDHLPAIGPDPRVPGLLHACGHEGAGIGLAPATGLLIAAALTGAEPPVPLLPFRPNRFGPAASGPDRPGPAGSGPAAGQGSVR; encoded by the coding sequence GTGCCCAAGAGACATCCCCTGGACGTCGTGATCATCGGCGCCGGCGTCGTCGGCGCCGCGTGCGCGTACTACGCCGGGCGTGCCGGACTCGCCGCGGCCGTCGTGGACCGCGGCCCCGTCGCGGGCGGCACGACCGGTGCCGGGGAAGGCAACCTGCTCGTCTCCGACAAGGAGGCGGGACCCGAGCTGGACCTCGCGCTGTGGTCGGCGGGGCTGTGGCGGGAACTCGCCGCCGTGCTCCCGGAGCGGATCGAGTACGAGGCCAAGGGCGGCCTCGTCGTCGCCCCGGACGAGACCACCCTCACGGCGCTGCGCACCTTCGCCGACGGCCAGCGCGCCGCCGGGGTGGAGGCCGTCGAGGTCGGGGCGGGCGAACTCCGCGAGCTGGAGCCGCATCTGGCCCCGGGGCCGGCCGGCGGCTTCCACTACCCGCAGGACTCCCAGGTGCAGCCCGCCCAGGCGGCGGCGCGACTGCTGGCGGCGTCGGGGGCCGAGGTGTACCTGGGGGAGGAGGTCACGGGCTTCCTGCTGGAGCGCGGGGCGGTACGGGGGGTGCGGACCGGGAAGCGGGAGCTGCGGGCCCCGGCCGTGGTCAACGCCGCCGGCACCTGGGGCGGCCGGATCGCCGAACTCGCCGGGGTGGGCCTGCCGGTGCTGCCGCGCCGGGGCTTCGTCCTGGTGACCGAACCGCTGCCGCGGGTGGTGCGGCACAAGGTGTACGCCGCCGACTACATCGCGGACGTGGCCAGCGGCTCCGCCGCGCTGCAGTCCTCGGCGGTGGTCGAGGGCACGCCGTCGGGGCCGGTGCTGATCGGCGCGACCCGGGAGCGGGTGGGCTTCGACCGGAGTCTGTCGGTGGAGGCGCTGCGCCGGCTCGCCGGCCAGGCGGCGGCGCTGTTCCCGGTGCTGGCCGACGTCCGGGTGATGCGGGCCTACCACGGGTTCAGGCCCTACCTTCCGGACCACCTCCCGGCGATCGGGCCCGACCCGCGGGTGCCGGGGCTGCTGCACGCCTGTGGCCACGAGGGCGCGGGCATCGGTCTGGCCCCCGCGACGGGGCTGCTGATCGCGGCCGCCCTCACCGGCGCCGAACCCCCGGTACCCCTGCTGCCGTTCCGCCCGAACCGCTTCGGCCCGGCCGCCTCGGGTCCGGACCGTCCAGGCCCGGCCGGGTCCGGCCCGGCCGCCGGTCAGGGCTCCGTCCGATGA
- a CDS encoding (2Fe-2S)-binding protein, with translation MSQNPRNRSPRALVGGDPEATYMLRFDGRDLPAQTGQSIAAVLWSAGILAWRTTRETGAPRGAFCGIGSCYDCLVIVNGRPNQRACLVPARPGDTVTTQEGTGRADLAV, from the coding sequence ATGAGCCAGAACCCGCGCAACCGCTCGCCCCGCGCCCTCGTCGGTGGGGACCCGGAAGCCACGTACATGCTCCGCTTCGACGGCCGGGACCTGCCCGCACAGACGGGCCAGAGCATCGCCGCCGTGCTGTGGAGCGCCGGGATCCTCGCCTGGCGCACCACCCGCGAGACCGGCGCCCCGCGCGGCGCCTTCTGCGGGATCGGGAGCTGTTACGACTGCCTCGTCATCGTCAACGGCCGTCCGAACCAGCGCGCCTGCCTGGTGCCCGCCCGGCCCGGGGACACCGTCACCACCCAGGAGGGAACCGGCCGTGCCGACCTCGCCGTCTGA
- a CDS encoding NAD(P)/FAD-dependent oxidoreductase produces MPTSPSDREADLVGLADLAVVGAGPAGLAAAVAAAGLGLRVTVLDAGERPGGQYYRHPAPGLGAARPEALHHDWADFASREAALRAHEAAGRITYLPFHHVWTVVQDRQRWTLHAVAGPEESAAAVHAEAVLIATGAYERQLPFPGWTLPGVVGAGGAQAMLKGGLVLPGRRVVVAGSGPLLLAVAGSLAAAGARVPAVVEAASYSGYAGQAPALLRNPGKIAEAATYGGALLRHHVRLLTRHAVTEAHGADRVEAVTVARLDRDWRPLPGTARRIPCDAVAVGHGLVPQLELATGLGCATAPAADGTAALELDARQRTSVPGIWSAGETGGIGGAQLAMTEGEIAAFAIAGVPVPAALVRRRARLRAFAAAMGAAHRPGDGWTGWLRDDTDVCRCEEVPAGCIREAVEDLGAGDARTVKLLTRAGMGWCQGRMCGPAVAALAGEASSSPGAAPDRRPLSCPVPLRHLAELPATEA; encoded by the coding sequence GTGCCGACCTCGCCGTCTGACCGGGAAGCCGACCTCGTCGGCCTCGCCGACCTCGCCGTCGTCGGCGCCGGCCCCGCCGGGCTCGCCGCCGCCGTCGCGGCCGCCGGGCTCGGCCTGCGCGTCACCGTCCTCGACGCCGGGGAGCGCCCCGGCGGCCAGTACTACCGCCACCCCGCCCCCGGCCTCGGCGCCGCCCGCCCCGAGGCCCTGCACCACGACTGGGCCGACTTCGCCTCCCGCGAAGCCGCCCTGCGCGCCCACGAGGCGGCGGGCCGCATCACGTACCTCCCCTTCCACCACGTCTGGACCGTGGTCCAGGACCGGCAGCGCTGGACCCTGCACGCCGTCGCCGGCCCCGAGGAGAGCGCCGCCGCCGTCCACGCCGAGGCCGTGCTGATCGCCACCGGGGCCTACGAGCGCCAACTGCCCTTCCCGGGCTGGACCCTGCCCGGCGTGGTCGGGGCCGGCGGCGCCCAGGCCATGCTCAAGGGCGGCCTCGTCCTGCCGGGGCGGCGGGTGGTCGTCGCCGGGAGCGGGCCGCTGCTGCTCGCCGTCGCCGGATCCCTCGCGGCCGCCGGGGCGCGGGTGCCCGCGGTCGTCGAGGCCGCCTCGTACTCCGGGTACGCCGGGCAGGCCCCCGCCCTGCTCCGCAACCCCGGCAAGATCGCCGAGGCGGCCACGTACGGCGGCGCGCTGCTGCGCCACCACGTCCGGCTGCTCACCCGGCACGCCGTGACCGAGGCGCACGGCGCCGACCGGGTCGAGGCCGTGACGGTGGCCCGGCTGGACCGGGACTGGCGTCCGCTGCCGGGCACCGCCCGCCGGATCCCCTGCGACGCGGTCGCCGTCGGCCACGGCCTGGTGCCCCAACTGGAGCTGGCCACCGGGCTGGGCTGCGCCACCGCGCCCGCCGCCGACGGCACCGCCGCGCTGGAACTGGACGCCCGGCAGCGGACCTCCGTACCCGGCATCTGGTCCGCCGGGGAGACCGGAGGCATCGGCGGGGCCCAACTGGCCATGACCGAAGGGGAGATCGCCGCCTTCGCGATCGCCGGGGTGCCCGTCCCGGCCGCGCTGGTGCGCCGCCGCGCCCGGCTGCGCGCCTTCGCCGCCGCGATGGGCGCCGCGCACCGCCCCGGCGACGGCTGGACCGGCTGGCTGCGGGACGACACCGACGTGTGCCGCTGCGAGGAGGTCCCGGCCGGCTGTATCCGGGAGGCCGTCGAAGACCTCGGCGCCGGGGACGCCCGTACCGTCAAACTGCTCACCCGCGCCGGAATGGGCTGGTGCCAGGGCCGGATGTGCGGCCCGGCCGTCGCCGCCCTCGCGGGCGAAGCGTCGTCCTCCCCGGGCGCCGCGCCCGACCGGCGGCCGCTGTCCTGCCCGGTCCCGCTGCGCCACCTCGCCGAACTTCCGGCCACGGAGGCCTGA
- a CDS encoding dihydrodipicolinate synthase family protein — MTHAPTPAPTRTRPWHGIMVATALPLREDLSVDHDAYAEHVAWLIANGCDGVVPNGSLGEYQTLTDAERAQVVRTAVEAAGDGARVMPGVAAYGSAEARRWADQAAEAGAGSVLLLPPNAFRADEATVRAHYAEVAAAGLPVVAYNNPIDTKVDLTPALLARLHADGSIVAVKEFSGDVRRAYEIAELAPGLDLLIGADDVLLELALAGAVGWIAGYPNALPNSCATLYRAAVAGDLDTALPLYKSLHSLLRWDSKTEFVQAIKLSMDLAGRPGGATRPPRFPLTGEIEAAVRAATEKALAEGLN, encoded by the coding sequence ATGACCCACGCGCCCACCCCCGCGCCCACCCGCACCCGCCCCTGGCACGGCATCATGGTCGCCACCGCGCTGCCGCTGCGCGAGGACCTCAGCGTCGACCACGACGCGTACGCCGAGCACGTGGCCTGGCTGATCGCCAACGGCTGCGACGGCGTCGTCCCCAACGGCTCCCTCGGCGAGTACCAGACCCTCACCGACGCCGAACGCGCCCAGGTCGTCCGCACCGCCGTCGAGGCGGCGGGCGACGGCGCCCGCGTCATGCCCGGCGTCGCCGCCTACGGCAGCGCCGAGGCCCGCCGCTGGGCCGACCAGGCCGCCGAGGCCGGCGCCGGCTCCGTCCTGCTGCTGCCCCCCAACGCCTTCCGCGCCGACGAGGCGACCGTCCGCGCCCACTACGCCGAGGTCGCCGCGGCCGGGCTGCCCGTCGTCGCGTACAACAACCCCATCGACACCAAGGTGGACCTGACCCCGGCGCTCCTGGCCCGGCTCCACGCAGACGGCAGCATCGTCGCCGTCAAGGAGTTCAGCGGCGACGTGCGCCGCGCCTACGAGATCGCCGAACTCGCCCCGGGCCTCGACCTGCTCATCGGCGCCGACGACGTCCTCCTCGAACTCGCCCTCGCCGGCGCCGTCGGCTGGATCGCCGGCTACCCCAACGCGCTCCCGAACTCCTGCGCCACCCTCTACCGGGCCGCCGTCGCCGGGGACCTCGACACCGCGCTGCCGCTCTACAAGTCCCTGCACTCGCTGCTGCGCTGGGACTCCAAGACCGAGTTCGTCCAGGCCATCAAGCTCTCCATGGACCTGGCCGGCCGCCCCGGCGGCGCCACCCGCCCGCCGCGCTTCCCGCTCACCGGCGAGATCGAGGCCGCCGTCCGCGCCGCCACCGAGAAGGCCCTCGCCGAGGGCCTCAACTAG
- a CDS encoding proline racemase family protein, with translation MRTRHIYHAVDSHTEGMPTRVITGGVGVVPGATMAEKRLHFIEHMDQVRTLLMYEPRGHAAMSGAILQPPTRPDADFGVLYIEVSGLLPMCGHGTIGVATVLVETGMVPVVEPVTTVRLDTPAGLVSVDVRVEDGAATAVTLTNVPSFCAGLDLKAEVPGFGTVTYDLAYGGNFYAFVELEALGLPFDRARKDDLIAAGLAIMEAVNASDDRPVHPEEPSIAGVKHVYLAAPGSDARRSRHAMAIHPGWFDRSPCGTGTSARMAQLHARGLLETGADFVNESFIGTEFTGRLIAETTVGGLPAVVPTVTGRAWITGTAQYFLDPADPFPGGFLL, from the coding sequence ATGCGTACGCGCCACATCTACCACGCGGTGGACTCGCACACCGAGGGCATGCCGACCCGGGTCATCACCGGGGGAGTCGGGGTGGTCCCCGGCGCCACCATGGCCGAGAAGCGGCTCCACTTCATCGAGCACATGGACCAGGTCCGGACCCTGCTCATGTACGAGCCGCGCGGGCACGCCGCGATGAGTGGCGCCATCCTGCAGCCCCCCACCCGGCCCGACGCCGACTTCGGCGTGCTCTACATCGAGGTGTCGGGCCTGCTGCCGATGTGCGGACACGGCACCATCGGCGTCGCCACCGTGCTCGTCGAGACCGGCATGGTGCCCGTGGTCGAGCCGGTCACCACCGTCCGGCTCGACACCCCCGCCGGCCTGGTCAGCGTGGACGTCCGCGTGGAGGACGGGGCGGCCACCGCCGTCACCCTCACCAACGTCCCGTCCTTCTGCGCCGGGCTCGACCTGAAGGCCGAGGTGCCCGGCTTCGGCACGGTCACCTACGACCTCGCCTACGGCGGCAACTTCTACGCCTTCGTCGAACTCGAAGCCCTCGGCCTGCCCTTCGACCGCGCCCGCAAGGACGACCTGATCGCCGCCGGGCTCGCGATCATGGAAGCGGTCAACGCCTCCGACGACCGCCCCGTGCACCCCGAGGAACCCTCCATCGCCGGGGTCAAGCACGTCTACCTCGCCGCCCCCGGCTCCGACGCCCGCCGCTCCCGGCACGCCATGGCCATCCACCCCGGCTGGTTCGACCGCTCGCCCTGCGGTACGGGGACCAGCGCCCGGATGGCCCAGCTGCACGCCCGCGGCCTGCTGGAGACCGGAGCCGACTTCGTCAACGAGTCCTTCATCGGCACCGAGTTCACCGGCCGGCTGATCGCGGAGACCACCGTCGGCGGCCTCCCGGCCGTCGTCCCCACCGTCACCGGGCGGGCCTGGATCACCGGCACCGCCCAGTACTTCCTCGACCCGGCCGACCCCTTCCCCGGAGGGTTCCTGCTGTGA
- a CDS encoding proline racemase family protein, giving the protein MTAVRTTDYHTAGEPFRIVSEGLPLVPGDTVAERCATAVGPGGSGTAPRRGALDDVRRLLVQEPRGHAGMYGGFVVPPDDDGAHFGVLFWHKDGYSTACGHGTMALGAWAVDTGRVAAPDDGDARVRIDVPSGRVTATVHRSRGRTTGVTFRNVPARVGARKVPVATSLGIAEVDIAHAGACYAVVRSRDLGLEVTRTALPSLVRAGREIRSALATHPATWHAGGPLLSGVYGVVLYEELPDTPFGPHHRNVTVFADGQVDRSPCGSGTSARLALLAQDGALAAGEDLLHESVVGTVFTGRVVPGDSADGLVTEVTGTAYRTGEHAFEVDPHDPLGTGFLL; this is encoded by the coding sequence GTGACCGCCGTCCGCACCACCGACTACCACACCGCGGGCGAGCCGTTCCGGATCGTCTCCGAAGGCCTTCCCCTGGTCCCGGGGGACACCGTCGCCGAGCGCTGCGCCACCGCCGTCGGACCGGGAGGTTCCGGGACCGCCCCGCGCCGGGGCGCGCTGGACGACGTACGGCGGCTCTTGGTGCAGGAGCCGCGCGGGCACGCCGGGATGTACGGGGGGTTCGTCGTGCCCCCGGACGACGACGGGGCCCACTTCGGGGTGCTGTTCTGGCACAAGGACGGCTACTCCACCGCCTGCGGGCACGGCACCATGGCGCTGGGCGCCTGGGCCGTGGACACCGGCCGGGTCGCCGCCCCCGACGACGGGGACGCCCGGGTGCGGATCGACGTGCCGTCCGGGCGGGTCACCGCGACCGTGCACCGCAGCCGGGGCCGCACCACCGGGGTCACCTTCCGCAACGTCCCGGCCCGGGTGGGCGCCCGCAAGGTGCCCGTCGCCACCTCGCTGGGGATCGCGGAGGTGGACATCGCGCACGCCGGTGCCTGTTACGCCGTCGTCCGCTCGCGGGACCTCGGCCTGGAGGTCACCCGGACCGCGCTCCCCTCGCTGGTACGGGCCGGGCGGGAGATCCGCTCCGCCCTGGCCACCCACCCCGCGACCTGGCACGCCGGCGGACCGCTGCTCTCCGGGGTGTACGGGGTGGTCCTGTACGAGGAGCTGCCCGACACCCCGTTCGGGCCGCACCACCGCAACGTCACCGTCTTCGCCGACGGGCAGGTCGACCGCTCGCCCTGTGGATCCGGCACCTCGGCGCGGCTCGCGCTGCTCGCACAGGACGGCGCTCTCGCGGCGGGGGAGGACCTGCTGCACGAGTCGGTCGTGGGCACCGTCTTCACGGGCCGGGTGGTTCCCGGGGACTCCGCCGACGGGCTGGTCACGGAGGTCACCGGCACCGCGTACCGCACCGGCGAGCACGCCTTCGAGGTCGATCCGCACGACCCGCTCGGCACCGGGTTCCTGCTGTGA
- a CDS encoding ornithine cyclodeaminase family protein produces MIPQLSGEDMAGLLTPAAAADALADALRSGLDPEGCPQRTTLDVPGGQLLLMPAATGAYAGVKIAGVAPGNAALGLPRITGSYLLLDGPTLRPLALLDGAALTTLRTPAVSALALRHLAPAGRPLRLVLFGSGPQAYGHLEAVAAVRRLASVVVVARGGEGAEKLAAHARGMGIEARVGAAGDVADADLVVCCTTAREPLFDGRLVAPGATVVAVGSHEPDARETDTALVRRSAVYVESRAAALREAGDLLVPEAEGAIGPGHINGTLADLVAGRMPAGGPPGCPQLFKSVGMAWEDLAVAVALFKAAGASSET; encoded by the coding sequence GTGATCCCGCAGCTGTCGGGCGAGGACATGGCCGGGCTCCTCACCCCGGCCGCGGCGGCCGACGCGCTGGCCGACGCCCTGCGGTCCGGGCTCGACCCGGAGGGCTGCCCGCAGCGCACCACCCTGGACGTGCCCGGCGGGCAGCTGCTGCTGATGCCGGCCGCGACGGGGGCGTACGCGGGCGTGAAGATCGCCGGGGTGGCGCCGGGGAACGCGGCCCTCGGGCTGCCGCGCATCACCGGCTCGTACCTGCTCCTGGACGGCCCCACCCTGCGTCCGCTGGCCCTCCTCGACGGGGCGGCCCTGACCACGCTGCGCACCCCGGCCGTCTCCGCGCTGGCCCTGCGCCACCTGGCTCCGGCCGGGCGGCCGCTGCGGCTGGTGCTGTTCGGGTCGGGGCCGCAGGCGTACGGCCACCTCGAAGCGGTCGCGGCCGTACGGCGGCTCGCCTCGGTCGTGGTGGTGGCCCGGGGCGGCGAGGGCGCGGAGAAACTGGCCGCCCACGCGCGCGGGATGGGCATCGAGGCCCGGGTCGGCGCGGCGGGGGACGTCGCGGACGCCGACCTGGTGGTCTGCTGCACCACGGCCCGCGAACCCCTCTTCGACGGGCGGCTCGTCGCTCCGGGCGCCACCGTCGTCGCCGTCGGCTCGCACGAGCCCGACGCGCGGGAGACGGACACGGCGCTGGTGCGGCGCTCGGCGGTGTACGTGGAGTCCCGCGCGGCCGCGCTGCGCGAGGCCGGTGATCTGCTGGTTCCGGAGGCGGAGGGGGCCATTGGGCCCGGTCATATCAACGGCACTCTCGCTGACCTGGTCGCCGGCCGAATGCCGGCGGGTGGGCCGCCGGGTTGTCCACAGCTCTTCAAGAGCGTGGGCATGGCCTGGGAAGATCTCGCTGTGGCGGTCGCGCTGTTCAAGGCCGCTGGAGCGAGCAGCGAAACGTGA
- a CDS encoding GntR family transcriptional regulator — protein sequence MGDLKQHSLIKAQERLRDQVGHALRAALIAGELRPGNVYSAPGLAAELGVSATPVREAMLDLAREGLVEPVRNKGFRITEVSERDLDQYTELRTMIEVPTIGRITKIATVEQLEALRPIAEEIVTSAREHNLIGYLEADRRFHLSLLALAGNDRLVETVGDLRKRSRLYGLTGLDEAGKLVSSAEEHVELLDLMLSGDAAAAEECMTRHLGHVRSLWAQGRDEPVGRTPGGLGSGL from the coding sequence ATGGGTGACCTGAAGCAGCACAGTCTCATCAAGGCCCAGGAACGGCTCCGCGACCAGGTCGGCCACGCCCTCCGAGCAGCGCTGATAGCGGGTGAACTCCGCCCGGGCAACGTCTACTCGGCGCCGGGACTCGCCGCCGAGCTCGGGGTCTCGGCCACGCCGGTGCGCGAGGCCATGCTCGACCTCGCCCGCGAGGGCCTGGTCGAGCCGGTCCGCAACAAGGGCTTCCGGATCACCGAGGTCAGCGAGCGCGACCTGGACCAGTACACCGAACTGCGCACGATGATCGAGGTCCCGACCATCGGCCGGATCACCAAGATCGCCACGGTGGAGCAGCTGGAGGCCCTGCGCCCCATCGCCGAGGAGATCGTCACCAGCGCGCGCGAGCACAACCTCATCGGCTACCTGGAGGCGGACCGCCGCTTCCACCTCAGCCTGTTGGCCCTCGCCGGGAACGACCGCCTGGTCGAGACCGTCGGCGACCTGCGCAAGCGCTCCCGCCTCTACGGCCTGACCGGCCTGGACGAGGCGGGCAAGCTGGTGTCCTCGGCGGAGGAGCACGTCGAACTGCTGGACCTGATGCTGAGCGGCGACGCGGCGGCGGCCGAGGAGTGCATGACGCGCCACCTCGGCCACGTCCGCTCGCTGTGGGCCCAGGGCCGTGACGAACCGGTCGGCCGCACCCCCGGAGGCCTCGGCTCGGGCCTCTAG
- a CDS encoding DUF6232 family protein: MDTTEPPAGPPAEPPTPPPAQPQPRRPWEGRQPATPPQPHVPQGPPGSPPATGAGLATTLDVTITKRLLWVGGAAYPLENVARIYTFVLHPRRKDAVFLFVRRTALTLLVVMGFTFFAAIAGMLARRPEEQNYGSNLISFLWFGAVCAGVYFVAEMLTVLTASSHYVLAVESNGQSTALVTGRPEHLNTAVHQIAYAIEHPDTELRIQVQRLTISNPSNYFFGDAVNMYGGTGNVGMSNA; encoded by the coding sequence ATGGACACTACTGAGCCACCGGCCGGGCCACCCGCCGAGCCACCGACACCACCGCCGGCACAGCCGCAGCCGCGCAGACCGTGGGAGGGGCGCCAGCCGGCGACACCGCCGCAGCCGCACGTTCCACAGGGCCCGCCGGGGTCACCGCCGGCCACGGGGGCGGGCCTGGCGACCACGCTCGACGTCACCATCACCAAGAGGCTGCTGTGGGTGGGGGGCGCGGCGTACCCGCTCGAAAACGTCGCGCGCATCTACACGTTCGTCCTCCACCCCCGGCGCAAGGACGCCGTGTTCCTCTTCGTTCGGCGGACGGCGCTCACGCTGCTGGTGGTGATGGGCTTCACCTTCTTCGCCGCCATCGCCGGGATGCTGGCCCGAAGGCCGGAAGAGCAGAACTACGGCAGCAACCTGATCTCGTTCCTCTGGTTCGGCGCCGTGTGCGCCGGCGTCTACTTCGTGGCGGAGATGCTCACCGTGCTGACCGCCTCCTCGCACTACGTCCTGGCCGTCGAGTCGAACGGCCAGTCGACGGCCCTGGTCACCGGCCGGCCGGAGCACCTCAACACGGCCGTCCACCAGATCGCCTACGCGATCGAGCACCCGGACACGGAACTGCGCATCCAGGTACAGCGACTGACGATCAGCAACCCGAGCAACTACTTCTTCGGCGACGCCGTCAACATGTACGGCGGCACCGGCAACGTGGGGATGAGCAACGCGTGA
- a CDS encoding ABC transporter substrate-binding protein — translation MTKRTQLALATGLVAALALGASGCSDPKKGSAKGNGSGASNPAAANDGKILGGTPVKGGTLTVLSNQDFSHLDPARNWTMPTMDFGTRLLYRTLVTFKAEPGKAGSELVPDLATDLGTSSDGGKTWTFTLKEGVKYEDGSPIKAQDIKYNVERSFAPDLTGGPDYAAQYLAGGEGYKGPLQGQHLDSVKTPDDRTIVFELKRPVAEFSATATLPTFAPVPQSQEKGTQYDARPFSSGPYKIETYDRDKKLVLVRNEHWDAKTDPVRKAYPDKFVVVMGLKGGQIDDRIIAGEGADASAVQYADMRPESAPKVLPKPDVKSRLLAESQGCTEMLHLNNSRAPFDDPKVREAMQYAVDKEAVITAGGGPALNEVATAYLPPALTGGKQADTLKIAPSGDPAKAKELLKAAGKDKLKVSLAVSTGDKGKAEAIQQGLSRAGVEVVIDTVDPGAYYDVIGDLSTTPDMTLTGWCPDYPSGSTWIPFVFDGRTVKDKGNQGNYSQFRDDATMKRIDEINAMADARQANEAWMNLDAEIMKKSPSIPVLLERKPLLVGPNIAGAFGHPVWTGTVDYGTVGLKDPSKSQG, via the coding sequence ATGACCAAGCGCACCCAACTCGCCCTCGCCACCGGCCTGGTGGCGGCTCTCGCACTCGGTGCCTCCGGCTGCTCCGACCCCAAGAAGGGCTCCGCCAAGGGCAACGGCTCCGGTGCGAGCAACCCCGCCGCCGCCAACGACGGCAAGATCCTCGGCGGCACCCCGGTCAAGGGCGGGACCCTGACCGTCCTGTCCAACCAGGACTTCTCCCACCTCGACCCCGCCCGCAACTGGACGATGCCGACGATGGACTTCGGCACCCGCCTCCTCTACCGCACGCTCGTCACCTTCAAGGCCGAGCCCGGCAAGGCCGGCAGCGAGCTGGTCCCCGACCTCGCCACCGACCTCGGCACCTCCTCCGACGGCGGCAAGACCTGGACCTTCACCCTCAAGGAGGGCGTGAAGTACGAGGACGGCTCGCCCATCAAGGCGCAGGACATCAAGTACAACGTCGAGCGCTCCTTCGCCCCCGACCTCACCGGCGGCCCCGACTACGCCGCCCAGTACCTGGCCGGCGGCGAGGGCTACAAGGGCCCCCTCCAGGGGCAGCACCTCGACTCCGTGAAGACCCCCGACGACCGCACGATCGTCTTCGAACTGAAGCGGCCCGTCGCCGAGTTCTCCGCGACCGCCACCCTCCCCACCTTCGCGCCCGTGCCCCAGTCGCAGGAGAAGGGCACCCAGTACGACGCCCGCCCGTTCTCCTCCGGCCCGTACAAGATCGAGACGTACGACCGGGACAAGAAGCTCGTCCTGGTCCGCAACGAGCACTGGGACGCCAAGACCGACCCCGTCCGCAAGGCGTACCCGGACAAGTTCGTGGTCGTCATGGGCCTCAAGGGCGGCCAGATCGACGACCGGATCATCGCGGGCGAAGGCGCCGACGCCTCCGCCGTCCAGTACGCCGACATGCGCCCGGAGAGCGCGCCCAAGGTGCTCCCGAAGCCGGACGTCAAGTCTCGCCTGCTCGCCGAGTCCCAGGGCTGTACCGAGATGCTCCACCTCAACAACTCCCGCGCCCCCTTCGACGACCCCAAGGTCCGCGAGGCCATGCAGTACGCCGTCGACAAGGAGGCCGTGATCACCGCGGGCGGCGGTCCGGCCCTCAACGAGGTCGCCACCGCCTACCTGCCCCCGGCCCTCACCGGCGGCAAGCAGGCCGACACCCTGAAGATCGCGCCGTCGGGCGACCCGGCCAAGGCCAAAGAACTCCTCAAGGCCGCCGGCAAGGACAAGCTCAAGGTCTCCCTCGCCGTCTCCACCGGGGACAAGGGCAAGGCCGAGGCCATCCAGCAGGGCCTGTCCCGGGCCGGCGTCGAGGTCGTCATCGACACCGTCGACCCGGGCGCGTACTACGACGTCATCGGCGACCTCTCCACCACCCCCGACATGACCCTCACCGGCTGGTGCCCCGACTACCCCTCCGGCTCCACCTGGATCCCCTTCGTCTTCGACGGCCGCACCGTCAAGGACAAGGGCAACCAGGGCAACTACAGCCAGTTCCGCGACGACGCGACGATGAAGCGCATCGACGAGATCAACGCCATGGCCGACGCCCGGCAGGCCAACGAGGCCTGGATGAACCTCGACGCCGAGATCATGAAGAAGTCCCCGTCCATCCCGGTCCTGCTGGAGCGCAAGCCGCTGCTCGTCGGCCCCAACATCGCCGGCGCCTTCGGCCACCCGGTGTGGACCGGCACCGTCGACTACGGCACGGTCGGCCTCAAGGACCCCTCGAAGAGCCAGGGCTGA